The region ATGTCCAGCGCGGTACCGGCTGGAACCCGCTGTTCGACGCTTTCAAGCGCGCGGGCGAACAGGCCGGCTACGGCGTAACCGCCGATTACAACGGCGAACGCCAGGAAGGCTTCGCCGACATGGAAATGACGGTTCACAAGGGCCGGCGCTGGTCGGCCGCCAATGCCTATCTGAAACCCGCCCTCAAGCGCGGCAATCTGGAGCTGATCAAGGGCGCGCTGGTGCGCAAGGTGCTGATCGAGAACGGCCGCGCCGTCGGGGTGGAATTCGAGACCGGCGGCGAGATCCGCGAGGTGAAGGCAGGCCGCGAGGTCATCCTGGCGGCCTCGTCCATCAACTCGCCGAAGATCCTGATGCAGTCCGGCATCGGCCCGGCCGCACACCTTGCCGAAATGGGCATCGAGGTGGTTGCCGACCGGCCCGGCGTCGGCGCCAACCTGCAGGACCACCTGGAACTCTACCTGCAGCAGGCCTGCACCCAGCCGATCACGCTCTACAAGCACTGGAACCTCCTGTCCAAGGCAGTGATCGGGGCGCAATGGCTGTTTCTGAAACAGGGGCTGGGAGCCTCCAACCAGTTCGAAAGCTGCGCCTTCATCCGCTCCAAGCCCGGGGTCAGGTATCCGGACATCCAGTACCATTTCCTGCCCTTTGCCGTGCGATACGACGGCAAGGCGGCGGCCGAAGGCCACGGTTTCCAGGCCCATGTCGGGCCGATGCGCTCCAAGTCGCGCGGCCATGTGAAGCTGACCTCCAGCGATCCGCGCGCCAAGCCGTCCATCGTCTTCAACTACATGTCCCATGAAGAGGACTGGGAAGATTTCCGCACCTGCATCCGCCTGACGCGCGAGGTCTTCGCCCAGGAAGCCTTTGCGCCCTACCGGGGCAAGGAGATCCAGCCGGGTGACCAGGTGCAGAGCGATGAGGCGCTGGACGGCTTCATCCGCGAACATGTGGAAAGCGCCTACCATCCCTGCGGCACCTGCAAGATGGGCGCCAAGGACGATCCGATGGCCGTGGTCGATCCGCAGTGCCGGGTGATCGGGGTGGAGGGCCTGCGCGTCGCCGACAGTTCCATTTTCCCGCAGATCACCAATGGCAATCTCAACGCTCCGTCGATTATGGTGGGAGAAAAGGCCTCTGACCATATCCTCGGCAAGGATCCGCTGCCGGCCTCCAATCAGGAGCCGTGGATCCATCCGGACTGGGAAAGCAGTCAGCGCTAGACCACAAGCAGATCGAGCAATCATGAATACCCGGCCCGGCCGGTCCGCAGACAACAATCAGGAGCTCACCTCATGCGCGCCCAACCGCAAGCCTCGCACTATATCGGCGGCTCATATCTGGAGAGCCAGAGCGGAACGCCCTTCGACTCCCTTTATCCGGCAACGGGAGAAGTGATCGCCAGCATCAAGGCCGCGGACGATGCGGTTATCGAAGCGGCCATCCTGACGGCGAAGGAAGGCCAGAAGACATGGGCGGCGACCCCGCCGGCCGAACGCGGCCGGGTGCTGCGCAAGACGGCTGAAATCCTGCGCGCGAGGAACCACGAGCTGTCGGTTCTGGAAACGCTGGACACCGGCAAGCCCTTGCAGGAAACGCTGATTGCCGACGCGGCCTCGGGTGCGGACTGCCTGGAGTATTTCGGCGCCCTGGCGGCAACGCTTACCGGCGAACATATCGACCTTGGCGGGTCCTTTGCTTATACCCGGCGCGAACCGCTCGGCATCTGCTTCGGCATCGGCGCCTGGAACTATCCGATCCAGATCGCCTGCTGGAAGGCGGCGCCTGCCCTTGCCTGCGGCAATGCGATGATCTTCAAGCCGTCGGAAATCACGCCGCTGAGCGCCCTGAAGCTTGCCGAGGCCCTGACCGAGGCCGGACTGCCCGACGGCGTCTTCAACGTCATCCAGGGCTTCGGCGATGTGGGCGCCAGGCTGGTCTCGCATCCCGATATCGCCAAGGTGTCGCTGACCGGCTCCGTGCCGACCGGCGCAAAGGTCGCTGCGCTGGCCGGCGAACACCTGAAGAAGACCACGCTGGAACTCGGCGGCAAGTCTCCGCTGATCGTCTTTGACGATGCGGATATCGAGAATGCGGTCTCGGCGGCAATCAACGCCAATTTCTATTCCACCGGGCAGATCTGCTCCAACGGCACGCGGGTGTTCGTGCAGGCCGCCATCAAGGAACGGTTCCTTGCCCGCCTTGCGGAGCGCACGTCGGGCGCCGTTCTGGGCGATCCGTTGGACGAGGCCACCAACATCGGCCCGCTGGTGTCCAGGCAGCAGCTGGACAAGGTGCTGCACTACATGCAGGCAGGCCAGGAGGAAGGCGCGCGCCTCGTTTGCGGCGGCGGACCGGCCACGGTCGACAGCTTCCCGGACGGCTACTTCGTGCAGCCGACGGTTTTTGCCGATGTCAGGGACGACATGCGCATTGCCCGCGAGGAAATCTTCGGACCCGTGCTCAGCGTGCTCGATTTCACCGACGAAGACGAAGCGATCGCGCGTGCCAACGACACCGATTTCGGCCTCGCCGCCGGCGTCTTCACCAAAGACATTCAGCGGGCCCACCGGGTGGTCGACCAGCTGCAGGCCGGCACCTGCTGGATCAACACCTACAACCTGACGCCGATCGAAATGCCGTTCGGCGGCTACAAGAAGTCCGGCATCGGCCGCGAAAACGGCCATGCGGCCATCGAGTATTACAGCCAGATCAAGAGCGTCTATGTGGAAATGGGCGGCGTGGACGCGGCGTTTTAAGGCGCTTTTCGCTTGCCTATCTGGTTTCGGCTGTCACCCGGGCCGCCGGGTGACGGCAGACCCTTATTTGTCTTTCCAGATTGAACTTGCCCGGTCCCGGAGCCAGATTAGGCTGATACCTCATCTTCCGGAGACCGCATGACCCGAC is a window of Roseibium salinum DNA encoding:
- the betA gene encoding choline dehydrogenase encodes the protein MTDQFDFIIVGAGSAGCAMAYRLSEDPGNRVLVLEFGGTDAGPLIQMPAALSYPMNMALYDWGLESEPEPHLGGRRLATPRGKVIGGSSSINGMVYVRGHACDFDTWEELGASDWGYRHVLPYYKRLETSHGGQEGWRGTDGPLHVQRGTGWNPLFDAFKRAGEQAGYGVTADYNGERQEGFADMEMTVHKGRRWSAANAYLKPALKRGNLELIKGALVRKVLIENGRAVGVEFETGGEIREVKAGREVILAASSINSPKILMQSGIGPAAHLAEMGIEVVADRPGVGANLQDHLELYLQQACTQPITLYKHWNLLSKAVIGAQWLFLKQGLGASNQFESCAFIRSKPGVRYPDIQYHFLPFAVRYDGKAAAEGHGFQAHVGPMRSKSRGHVKLTSSDPRAKPSIVFNYMSHEEDWEDFRTCIRLTREVFAQEAFAPYRGKEIQPGDQVQSDEALDGFIREHVESAYHPCGTCKMGAKDDPMAVVDPQCRVIGVEGLRVADSSIFPQITNGNLNAPSIMVGEKASDHILGKDPLPASNQEPWIHPDWESSQR
- the betB gene encoding betaine-aldehyde dehydrogenase — encoded protein: MRAQPQASHYIGGSYLESQSGTPFDSLYPATGEVIASIKAADDAVIEAAILTAKEGQKTWAATPPAERGRVLRKTAEILRARNHELSVLETLDTGKPLQETLIADAASGADCLEYFGALAATLTGEHIDLGGSFAYTRREPLGICFGIGAWNYPIQIACWKAAPALACGNAMIFKPSEITPLSALKLAEALTEAGLPDGVFNVIQGFGDVGARLVSHPDIAKVSLTGSVPTGAKVAALAGEHLKKTTLELGGKSPLIVFDDADIENAVSAAINANFYSTGQICSNGTRVFVQAAIKERFLARLAERTSGAVLGDPLDEATNIGPLVSRQQLDKVLHYMQAGQEEGARLVCGGGPATVDSFPDGYFVQPTVFADVRDDMRIAREEIFGPVLSVLDFTDEDEAIARANDTDFGLAAGVFTKDIQRAHRVVDQLQAGTCWINTYNLTPIEMPFGGYKKSGIGRENGHAAIEYYSQIKSVYVEMGGVDAAF